A genome region from Chlorobaculum tepidum TLS includes the following:
- the dnaX gene encoding DNA polymerase III subunit gamma/tau gives MSYQVIARKYRPSRFADITAQEHITGTIQNSLRMGRVGHGYIFSGLRGVGKTTAARVFAKAVNCQRMIDDPQYLKEVTEPCGVCESCRDFDAGASLNISEFDAASNNSVDDIRLLRENVRYGPQKGRYRVYIIDEVHMLSTAAFNAFLKTLEEPPPHAIFIFATTELHKIPATIASRCQRFNFKRIPLDRIQGQLRQICDAEGITADADALQLIARKAQGSMRDAQSILDQVIAFAIDSEGERAIRYDKVSELLSYIDDEHFFMVTDAIANADAAAMLEVAGMVNRNGYDEQDFLEKLIEHFRNFLIIHNLRSSKLIERPEPVKERYQRDALRLTPAAIMAMTDFLMQTQRELKFYAEHQFRFELALLKLIELGRGVWPSPTASADEKKKLEPVAPPSAPASAAPFKPERSTRRSKTASSPESGTAPSGLPPVPEPPPLPTKGSASSRPAESKLAASIDLGSWKQAFSKFGSNADQHLPARNRLRVEENVAGTDSGAPVAVLEQLRMEWGRFLEHLSAKGLQVLVSHLHSSELMSCSPSGVVELGCCRKFSFEELQHDSALLETEMADFYRLPLKLAIRYDAERDACTREKSIFTMFKELSETNEVVRYLISEFGGELVY, from the coding sequence ATGAGTTATCAGGTTATAGCGCGAAAGTACAGGCCTTCACGGTTTGCCGACATTACCGCGCAGGAGCATATTACCGGCACGATCCAGAACTCACTACGGATGGGACGAGTCGGCCACGGTTACATCTTTTCGGGACTTCGGGGCGTGGGCAAGACCACGGCGGCTCGTGTGTTTGCCAAGGCGGTCAACTGCCAGCGCATGATCGACGATCCGCAGTATCTCAAGGAGGTGACCGAGCCGTGTGGCGTGTGCGAGAGCTGCCGCGATTTCGATGCCGGGGCGAGCCTGAACATCTCCGAGTTTGACGCCGCCTCAAACAACAGTGTTGACGATATCCGTCTGCTTCGCGAGAACGTGCGTTACGGCCCGCAGAAAGGACGCTATCGAGTCTACATCATCGATGAGGTGCACATGCTCTCGACGGCGGCATTCAACGCGTTTCTCAAGACGCTAGAAGAGCCGCCGCCGCACGCGATCTTTATCTTTGCAACCACCGAGCTTCACAAAATTCCGGCCACCATCGCCTCGCGCTGCCAGCGCTTCAACTTCAAGCGCATTCCGCTTGATCGCATTCAGGGCCAGCTCCGGCAGATCTGCGACGCCGAGGGTATCACCGCTGATGCTGACGCGCTCCAGCTCATTGCGCGCAAGGCGCAGGGTTCGATGCGTGATGCCCAGAGCATTCTTGACCAGGTGATCGCCTTTGCTATCGACAGTGAGGGGGAGCGCGCCATCCGCTACGACAAGGTCTCTGAGCTGTTGAGCTACATCGACGACGAACACTTTTTCATGGTGACCGATGCCATCGCCAACGCCGATGCCGCTGCGATGCTCGAAGTGGCGGGCATGGTCAACCGAAACGGTTACGACGAGCAGGATTTTCTGGAAAAGCTGATCGAGCATTTCCGGAACTTTCTCATCATCCACAATTTACGGTCGAGCAAGCTGATCGAGCGTCCGGAACCGGTGAAAGAACGCTACCAGCGAGACGCGCTGCGGCTGACGCCAGCGGCGATCATGGCGATGACCGACTTTCTCATGCAGACCCAGCGTGAGCTGAAGTTCTATGCCGAGCATCAGTTCCGCTTTGAGCTGGCGCTGCTCAAGCTGATTGAACTGGGTAGGGGAGTCTGGCCATCACCAACCGCTTCGGCGGACGAAAAAAAAAAGCTTGAGCCTGTAGCTCCACCGTCCGCGCCCGCATCTGCTGCACCGTTCAAGCCGGAACGGTCCACCCGGCGCTCGAAAACGGCATCTTCCCCGGAATCTGGTACGGCCCCGTCCGGCTTGCCTCCGGTGCCGGAGCCGCCTCCTCTTCCGACGAAGGGGAGTGCCTCTTCGCGTCCAGCCGAATCGAAACTGGCGGCTTCCATCGACCTCGGCTCCTGGAAACAGGCCTTCTCCAAATTTGGCAGCAACGCTGACCAGCATCTACCGGCAAGAAACCGGTTGCGCGTTGAGGAGAACGTTGCCGGGACGGACAGTGGCGCGCCGGTCGCGGTGCTCGAACAGTTGCGCATGGAGTGGGGGCGCTTCCTCGAACACCTCTCGGCCAAAGGATTGCAGGTGCTGGTATCGCATCTTCACTCATCCGAGCTGATGTCGTGCAGCCCTTCGGGCGTAGTGGAGCTCGGGTGCTGCCGGAAGTTTTCGTTCGAAGAGCTTCAGCACGACTCAGCCCTACTCGAAACCGAGATGGCCGATTTTTACAGGCTGCCATTGAAACTCGCCATACGCTACGACGCCGAGCGCGACGCCTGCACCCGTGAGAAGAGCATCTTCACCATGTTCAAAGAGCTGTCGGAAACGAACGAGGTCGTGCGTTATCTGATCAGCGAGTTCGGCGGTGAGCTGGTTTACTGA
- a CDS encoding YihY family inner membrane protein, with protein MKENSKEERGRLHGMVWSSSAFFSFMWRHFVHDRVLMSAGSLAFQTLLSLVPLMAVTLSILKVFPVFASLKQYIGDFLFQNFAPAQGSILKGYLWEFIDKTSSLSTVGGLFLIVIVLFLISTIDQTLNDIWEVQTPRRRLQGFTLYWTVLTLGPVFIGTSVLASSYVWYSVFAEGALLEMKARVLSYVPVLNSVIAFFLLYMLVPNRKVRFTHALAGGVLAAVLFELAKRWFTFYVSSFATFEHIYGALSVVPMLFFWIYLEWVVVLTGAEFVFSLGYFRPAVCPAREFDPLQGVPEVVAVLRSVWRAQLSGSFMTGKKLLASENSGDRSKLGHVVDFLKQNGILHKTADGGLAISADLHAVTLYDLYTKLPRELFNGDGCVDEGPASREFEPLRAEVREALRSAMQTPLITLVNDSTEKDS; from the coding sequence ATGAAAGAAAACAGCAAAGAGGAACGCGGTCGCCTGCACGGTATGGTGTGGTCGTCATCCGCTTTTTTTTCGTTCATGTGGAGGCACTTCGTTCACGACCGTGTCCTCATGAGCGCTGGTTCACTTGCGTTTCAGACTCTGCTTTCGCTTGTACCACTCATGGCGGTGACGCTGTCGATCCTGAAGGTTTTTCCGGTTTTCGCTTCGCTCAAACAGTACATTGGCGACTTTCTGTTCCAGAATTTCGCTCCCGCCCAGGGATCGATCCTGAAAGGCTATCTCTGGGAGTTCATCGATAAAACCTCTTCGCTTTCCACCGTCGGAGGTCTTTTTCTCATCGTCATCGTTCTGTTTCTGATTTCGACCATCGATCAGACGCTCAACGATATTTGGGAGGTGCAAACCCCGCGCCGGAGGTTGCAGGGTTTCACGCTTTACTGGACGGTGCTGACGCTCGGTCCAGTTTTCATTGGCACCAGCGTCCTGGCCAGCTCGTACGTGTGGTATTCGGTGTTTGCAGAGGGGGCGCTGCTTGAAATGAAAGCGCGAGTGCTCTCGTATGTGCCGGTGTTAAACTCCGTCATTGCCTTTTTTCTGCTGTACATGCTGGTTCCAAACCGCAAGGTTCGCTTCACTCATGCACTTGCCGGTGGCGTGCTTGCTGCTGTGCTTTTCGAGCTTGCCAAAAGATGGTTCACCTTTTACGTTTCGAGTTTCGCCACCTTTGAGCATATTTACGGCGCGCTTTCGGTCGTTCCGATGCTCTTTTTCTGGATATACCTCGAATGGGTGGTGGTGCTGACTGGCGCGGAGTTTGTCTTTTCACTCGGCTACTTCAGGCCTGCGGTGTGCCCCGCACGGGAGTTCGATCCCTTGCAGGGAGTGCCAGAGGTGGTCGCCGTCTTGCGTTCAGTGTGGCGCGCACAGCTATCCGGGAGTTTTATGACCGGTAAAAAACTTCTGGCATCGGAAAATAGTGGCGACCGTAGTAAATTGGGCCATGTCGTCGATTTTCTGAAGCAGAACGGGATTCTGCACAAGACCGCCGATGGTGGACTTGCCATCAGTGCAGATCTTCACGCCGTTACCTTGTACGACCTCTACACCAAGCTTCCGAGGGAGCTTTTCAATGGAGACGGGTGCGTGGATGAAGGACCGGCGAGTCGCGAATTCGAGCCGCTCCGGGCAGAGGTCCGCGAAGCGCTCAGGAGCGCGATGCAGACGCCGCTGATTACGCTGGTGAACGATTCAACGGAAAAGGATTCATGA
- a CDS encoding Fur family transcriptional regulator, translating to MNRFIERCRKAGLKVTPQRHAIYKLLMDCADHPSTDWVYRKITDTWPTISFDTVNRTLLPFSEIGVIDMAESCSLSTRRFDSQANNHHHLHGIRCGQITDFCDATLDDVPLPPPISENTLP from the coding sequence ATGAACCGGTTCATCGAACGCTGCCGGAAAGCCGGCCTGAAAGTGACGCCACAGCGCCATGCCATCTACAAACTGCTCATGGACTGCGCTGATCACCCTTCGACGGACTGGGTGTACCGGAAGATTACCGATACCTGGCCAACGATTTCCTTTGACACGGTGAACAGGACGCTGCTTCCCTTTTCCGAGATCGGCGTAATCGACATGGCCGAATCCTGTTCGCTCTCCACCAGGAGATTCGATTCCCAGGCCAACAATCACCATCATCTCCACGGTATCAGATGCGGCCAGATCACCGATTTCTGCGACGCGACTCTTGACGATGTACCACTCCCCCCCCCCATATCGGAAAACACGTTACCGTAA
- a CDS encoding rubrerythrin family protein, translating to MPTTHENLKNAFAGESQAFMKYTTFAEKAEKEGFKNVAKLFRTTAQAERIHAQGHLAADDAIGSTAENLETAIGGETYEHNEMYPPMFEQAVAEGHKAKRMFGFAVEAEKVHAALYRKALEAVKAGQDLAETEIWLCPVCGHIELGAPPEHCPICNVKASAYIQIA from the coding sequence ATGCCGACGACACACGAAAATCTGAAGAACGCCTTTGCCGGTGAAAGCCAGGCCTTCATGAAATACACCACCTTTGCCGAGAAGGCTGAAAAAGAGGGCTTCAAGAACGTGGCCAAGCTGTTCAGAACCACCGCGCAGGCCGAGCGCATCCACGCGCAGGGCCACCTTGCCGCGGACGACGCTATCGGCTCGACCGCTGAAAACCTCGAAACGGCCATCGGTGGCGAGACCTACGAGCACAACGAAATGTATCCGCCGATGTTCGAGCAGGCCGTGGCCGAAGGTCACAAGGCCAAGCGCATGTTCGGTTTCGCCGTGGAAGCCGAGAAGGTTCACGCCGCGCTCTATCGCAAGGCGCTCGAAGCGGTCAAGGCTGGACAGGACCTGGCTGAAACTGAAATCTGGCTCTGCCCGGTTTGCGGTCACATCGAGCTTGGCGCTCCGCCGGAGCACTGCCCGATCTGTAACGTCAAGGCGTCAGCCTACATCCAGATCGCCTGA
- a CDS encoding ferritin-like domain-containing protein, which yields MGTKGREIVGDSIDRVLELLNKAFADEWLAYYQYWIGAKIVEGPMKDAVIAELVQHAADELRHADMVSMRIIQLGGTPLTSPKQWFEWTNCGYEAPDDKFVKMILEQNISGEQCAITTYNSIIQEIGMKDPVTYNLAVQILQDEVTHEEDLQALLEDLGVFLRK from the coding sequence ATGGGAACCAAAGGACGTGAAATCGTAGGCGATTCCATCGATCGCGTACTTGAACTGCTGAACAAGGCCTTTGCCGACGAGTGGCTTGCCTACTACCAGTACTGGATCGGCGCCAAGATCGTGGAGGGGCCAATGAAGGACGCCGTGATTGCCGAGCTGGTGCAGCACGCCGCGGACGAACTGCGTCATGCCGACATGGTGAGTATGCGCATTATTCAGCTTGGCGGCACGCCGCTCACCAGCCCGAAGCAGTGGTTCGAGTGGACCAACTGCGGCTACGAGGCGCCCGACGACAAGTTCGTTAAGATGATCCTCGAACAGAACATCTCCGGCGAGCAGTGTGCCATCACTACCTACAACAGCATCATCCAGGAGATCGGCATGAAAGATCCGGTCACCTACAACCTCGCCGTGCAGATTCTTCAGGACGAGGTGACCCACGAAGAGGATCTTCAGGCGCTCCTCGAAGACCTCGGAGTCTTCCTGCGGAAATGA
- the moaCB gene encoding bifunctional molybdenum cofactor biosynthesis protein MoaC/MoaB: MEFTHLDENGMVRMADVSGKPPTRRKACASGRIVMLPETIALLRRKELPKGNVLAAAKIAGIQAAKQTSTLIPLCHQLNLSWIDIEFEIGDDSIGIAATVITRESTGVEMEALAAVSVAALTIYDMCKAVDKTMEISAIRLDHKTGGKSSAAEYHPRTAILVMSDSIAAGTATDHSGAILREGLQKAGCAVEALTITPDEPVEIAATVEAWIGEGIEFIVTSGGTGLGPRDLAIDTLAPKFTRRLPGVEQELLRWGQTKTRTAMLSRLAAGVIGNTVVVCLPGSTSAAKDALEVLVPAIFHAFPMLKGDGHA, translated from the coding sequence ATGGAATTCACCCACCTCGATGAAAACGGCATGGTTCGCATGGCGGACGTTTCCGGCAAACCGCCAACACGGCGTAAAGCTTGCGCTTCGGGACGCATCGTTATGCTGCCGGAAACCATCGCGCTGCTCCGCCGAAAGGAACTCCCGAAGGGCAACGTACTCGCCGCAGCCAAGATCGCTGGCATCCAGGCGGCCAAACAGACCTCGACACTCATCCCTCTCTGTCACCAGCTTAACCTTTCGTGGATCGACATCGAATTCGAGATCGGCGACGACTCGATCGGTATTGCAGCAACCGTCATCACGCGCGAATCGACCGGCGTCGAGATGGAGGCACTCGCCGCCGTCTCTGTAGCGGCGCTGACCATTTACGACATGTGCAAGGCGGTGGACAAGACGATGGAGATTTCCGCCATCCGACTCGACCACAAAACCGGCGGCAAGTCGTCGGCAGCAGAGTATCACCCGCGCACGGCTATTCTCGTCATGTCGGACTCCATCGCAGCAGGCACGGCGACCGACCATTCCGGTGCGATTTTGCGCGAAGGTCTTCAAAAAGCTGGATGCGCGGTCGAGGCACTAACCATCACTCCCGACGAACCGGTCGAGATCGCCGCGACGGTCGAGGCCTGGATCGGCGAGGGCATCGAGTTCATCGTTACCTCCGGCGGCACCGGCCTCGGCCCGCGCGACCTCGCCATCGACACGCTTGCCCCGAAGTTCACCCGACGACTGCCCGGCGTGGAGCAGGAGCTGCTTCGGTGGGGGCAAACGAAAACGCGAACTGCGATGCTTTCGCGCCTCGCCGCCGGCGTAATCGGCAACACGGTGGTCGTCTGCCTGCCGGGTAGTACGAGCGCGGCCAAAGACGCACTCGAAGTGCTCGTTCCCGCCATCTTCCACGCATTCCCGATGCTCAAAGGGGATGGCCACGCATGA
- the glp gene encoding molybdopterin molybdotransferase MoeA codes for MTTVHEAHEIIATTTPLIEATVSVPLLQLQGRVLAEDVRAGFAMPRFTNAAMDGFAVRFGEIADASDGAPVTLPVSQELAAGALNVAPLETGTCCRIMTGAPIPEGADTVVPFEETSGFGSDAVEFYKAPKKGANIRHAGEEMQPGALLAAAGTRITPAEIGLFATFGIAVALVRRQPRVSIITVGDELRMPGEQIEPLAIYNSNLALLASCVEGAGAKVVGMRQLRDNRQAIREALALAIAESDVVITTGGISTGEFDFMYDALNELGVEQKFWKVAQKPGKPVYFGTTGSGKIVFSLPGNPVSALVCFLEYGLSALARMQGVAPAPKFTALLNEPFPTDRKRHRFLFGRLSVEAEALRCQLSAQVESYMLTALSGANCLVEAPPSAEPLPAGSLVTCAWLPWANAC; via the coding sequence ATGACGACCGTTCACGAAGCTCACGAAATTATCGCCACGACGACACCCCTGATCGAGGCAACCGTCTCCGTTCCGCTGCTCCAGCTCCAGGGCCGGGTGCTTGCCGAAGATGTCCGTGCCGGATTCGCGATGCCGCGCTTCACCAACGCCGCAATGGACGGCTTCGCCGTGCGATTCGGCGAGATTGCCGATGCGTCGGACGGCGCTCCCGTGACGCTGCCGGTCTCGCAGGAGCTGGCCGCCGGAGCACTCAACGTTGCGCCACTCGAAACCGGAACCTGCTGCCGCATCATGACCGGCGCGCCCATTCCCGAAGGCGCTGACACCGTCGTCCCCTTCGAAGAGACCAGCGGCTTCGGCAGCGACGCAGTGGAGTTCTACAAAGCCCCGAAAAAGGGCGCGAACATTCGCCACGCGGGCGAGGAAATGCAGCCTGGCGCGCTGCTCGCTGCCGCCGGCACCCGCATCACGCCAGCGGAGATCGGCCTGTTCGCCACTTTCGGCATCGCCGTGGCGCTCGTGCGGCGGCAGCCGCGCGTCTCGATCATCACGGTTGGCGACGAACTGCGGATGCCAGGCGAACAGATCGAACCGCTGGCCATTTACAACAGCAATTTGGCGCTGCTCGCCTCGTGCGTCGAGGGTGCCGGAGCTAAAGTCGTCGGGATGCGCCAGTTGCGAGACAACCGGCAAGCGATCCGCGAGGCGCTTGCTTTGGCCATCGCAGAGTCGGACGTCGTCATCACCACAGGCGGCATCTCGACGGGCGAGTTCGATTTCATGTACGACGCGCTCAACGAGCTGGGCGTAGAGCAGAAGTTCTGGAAGGTGGCGCAGAAACCGGGCAAGCCAGTTTACTTTGGCACGACCGGATCGGGCAAGATCGTTTTTTCGTTGCCCGGCAACCCGGTCTCGGCGCTCGTCTGCTTCCTCGAATACGGCCTCTCCGCGCTTGCCCGAATGCAGGGCGTGGCGCCAGCCCCAAAGTTCACTGCGCTGCTCAACGAGCCGTTTCCCACCGACCGCAAGCGCCACCGCTTCCTCTTCGGCCGGCTCAGTGTTGAGGCGGAAGCGCTCCGCTGCCAGCTCTCGGCGCAGGTCGAGTCGTATATGCTGACGGCGCTCTCCGGTGCGAACTGTCTGGTCGAAGCGCCGCCCTCCGCCGAACCGCTCCCAGCCGGATCGCTCGTCACCTGCGCCTGGCTTCCGTGGGCAAACGCATGCTGA
- the mobAB gene encoding bifunctional molybdenum cofactor guanylyltransferase MobA/molybdopterin-guanine dinucleotide biosynthesis adaptor protein MobB — MLSMFHPFEIALCGLSGSGKTTLLEKLIRRFSTDGFEVAAFKHGCHRFDIDREGKDSDRFRRAGAVPVLIVDREKEALISSGTGRLDIAGLTLNADLLFIEGFKELPVPKVLLIDERREILPSLESGAIPEVLALAHDGDAEDMERFGLPLFHRDDVARISDFSAEFFRRAAQSVPLNGLVLAGGRSLRMGRDKAQLRYHEASQLDRTAALLGGVCNEVFISCRSDQLDQYSDARLPGIADSYLDLGPLGGLLSAQRHAPGAAWLVAACDLPFIDEAVIAALRAGRHPFRFGTAFAGSDGRPEPLLAIYEPKSRRRLLERHASGNDSLRAFLMNSRVQFIEPNDASKLRNVNDPAAMDDALRAISKGGQ, encoded by the coding sequence ATGCTGAGCATGTTCCATCCTTTTGAAATCGCGCTCTGCGGCCTCTCCGGCTCAGGAAAAACGACGCTACTCGAAAAGCTGATCCGCCGCTTCAGCACTGACGGATTCGAGGTCGCGGCGTTCAAACACGGCTGTCACCGCTTCGACATCGACCGCGAAGGCAAGGACTCCGACCGCTTCCGGCGGGCGGGCGCGGTGCCGGTGCTAATCGTCGACCGCGAGAAGGAGGCGCTCATTTCGAGCGGCACAGGACGGCTCGACATCGCCGGATTAACGCTCAACGCCGACCTGCTCTTCATCGAGGGTTTCAAGGAGCTGCCAGTGCCGAAAGTGCTGTTGATCGACGAGCGGCGCGAGATTCTGCCGTCGCTCGAATCTGGCGCGATTCCAGAGGTGCTCGCGCTCGCGCACGACGGTGATGCGGAGGATATGGAACGGTTCGGCCTGCCACTCTTCCATCGCGACGACGTGGCGCGGATCAGCGATTTCAGCGCGGAGTTTTTTCGGCGGGCAGCCCAGAGCGTTCCGCTCAACGGACTCGTGCTCGCGGGCGGGCGCAGCTTGCGCATGGGACGCGACAAGGCGCAACTCCGTTACCACGAAGCAAGCCAGCTCGACCGGACAGCCGCCCTGCTCGGCGGCGTCTGCAACGAAGTGTTCATCTCCTGCCGAAGCGATCAGCTCGATCAATATTCAGATGCCAGGCTACCCGGAATCGCGGATAGCTACCTCGACCTGGGGCCGCTCGGCGGCCTGCTCTCGGCGCAGCGCCACGCGCCCGGTGCGGCGTGGCTCGTGGCGGCGTGCGACCTGCCCTTCATCGACGAAGCGGTGATCGCGGCACTCCGGGCGGGACGACATCCTTTCCGCTTCGGCACGGCGTTCGCTGGCAGCGACGGACGCCCAGAGCCGCTGCTCGCGATCTACGAGCCAAAATCGCGACGCCGCCTGCTCGAACGCCACGCCTCCGGCAACGACTCGCTCCGCGCGTTCCTCATGAACTCGCGGGTACAGTTCATCGAGCCGAATGATGCGTCGAAGCTGCGCAACGTGAACGACCCTGCGGCGATGGACGACGCACTCCGGGCAATCAGCAAGGGCGGCCAATGA
- the moaA gene encoding GTP 3',8-cyclase MoaA, with the protein MNRESAKQLVLTDRFGRTVDYVRIAVTSACNLRCTYCLKEDAPTQTQQLDVVETSKLIALLAGMGVRKIRFTGGEPLLHPSIPELVRIAKATPGIDTVCITTNGVLLDRQLDALVEAGLDGVNLSLDTLDREKFTSITRRDRFEQVSKALDRLLATPSLTVKLNTLMLRGINNDEIPAFVELTREHDLTVRFMELQPFDDHQIWRTGRFMGAERIRERLADAYPELEAITGHSTEHYSFSLPGHRGSIAIIPAFSRNFCSSCSKLRITADARLISCLYHHESIDLAPALKGEMNEVELKKRIIEAVQQKPKDGLKSSHDTAASSMSQIGG; encoded by the coding sequence ATGAATCGCGAATCCGCAAAACAGCTCGTGCTGACCGACCGCTTCGGGCGCACGGTTGATTACGTGCGTATCGCCGTCACCAGCGCCTGCAACCTGCGCTGTACCTACTGCCTGAAGGAGGACGCGCCCACGCAAACGCAACAACTCGACGTCGTCGAAACCTCAAAGCTCATCGCACTCTTAGCCGGAATGGGTGTCAGGAAAATCCGCTTCACCGGCGGTGAGCCGCTGCTCCATCCAAGCATCCCGGAACTGGTGAGGATCGCCAAAGCGACGCCCGGCATCGACACCGTCTGCATCACCACCAACGGCGTGCTGCTCGACCGGCAACTCGACGCGCTTGTCGAAGCCGGGCTGGACGGCGTCAACCTCAGCCTCGACACCCTCGACCGCGAAAAATTCACATCGATCACCCGGCGCGACCGCTTTGAACAAGTCAGCAAAGCGCTCGACCGCCTGCTCGCCACGCCCAGCCTCACAGTCAAGCTCAACACGCTCATGCTCCGGGGCATCAACAACGACGAAATCCCGGCCTTCGTCGAACTGACGCGCGAACACGACCTGACCGTTCGCTTCATGGAACTGCAACCCTTCGACGACCACCAGATCTGGCGCACCGGACGCTTCATGGGCGCCGAGAGGATCCGCGAGCGGCTCGCCGACGCCTACCCGGAACTCGAAGCCATCACAGGCCACTCGACCGAGCACTACAGCTTCAGCCTGCCCGGCCACCGGGGATCGATCGCCATCATCCCGGCCTTCTCCCGCAACTTTTGCAGCAGCTGCTCGAAGCTCAGGATCACCGCCGACGCCCGGCTGATCAGCTGCCTCTACCACCACGAAAGCATCGACCTCGCGCCAGCCCTGAAGGGTGAAATGAATGAAGTGGAGCTGAAAAAGCGGATCATCGAAGCTGTGCAGCAAAAACCCAAAGACGGCCTGAAAAGCAGCCACGACACCGCTGCATCAAGCATGTCGCAAATTGGAGGTTAA
- a CDS encoding MOSC domain-containing protein, with product MGVLEAICVSVGKGTVKLAVPSAELRESWGIEGDAHAGEWHRQISLLAGESIDLVREVLPELDYGMFGENLVTRGIELAALAVGDRLRVGDAALLEVTQIGKKCHNGGCVIQQATGDCIMPREGIFCRVLAGGHVAPGSPVVVVSDRSAGSD from the coding sequence ATGGGCGTTCTCGAAGCGATTTGTGTCAGTGTTGGAAAAGGGACGGTGAAGTTGGCGGTTCCGTCCGCCGAACTCCGTGAAAGCTGGGGAATCGAGGGCGACGCCCACGCGGGGGAGTGGCACCGCCAGATTTCGCTGCTGGCGGGCGAGAGTATCGACCTGGTGCGCGAAGTGCTGCCGGAACTCGATTATGGCATGTTCGGCGAGAATCTCGTGACGCGGGGCATCGAGCTTGCCGCGCTTGCCGTCGGCGACCGGCTGCGGGTCGGCGATGCGGCGCTCCTCGAAGTGACGCAGATCGGCAAAAAGTGCCACAACGGCGGCTGCGTCATCCAGCAGGCCACCGGCGACTGCATCATGCCCCGCGAGGGCATCTTTTGCCGGGTACTCGCCGGTGGCCACGTAGCACCGGGAAGTCCGGTGGTGGTGGTTTCCGACAGATCAGCCGGATCAGACTGA
- a CDS encoding DUF2141 domain-containing protein, translating into MKRAFWIVIIALLSMQFPAVWQTVKAAEPEMLAIPAGSGAITVRITGLRSTNGNLSVALFNAKKGFPGKYERAVRRAKIPAAGSEPLVVFGDIPYGTYAVAVQHDENANGKLDANFLGMPKEGVGSSNNPKSKFGPPSFDDASFVLDKKTMELTINLRYL; encoded by the coding sequence ATGAAAAGAGCATTCTGGATAGTCATCATCGCGTTGCTTTCAATGCAGTTTCCTGCGGTGTGGCAAACCGTCAAGGCCGCCGAACCGGAGATGCTTGCAATTCCGGCTGGCAGCGGTGCTATCACGGTCAGAATTACCGGTTTGCGCAGCACCAACGGGAACCTCTCCGTGGCGCTGTTCAATGCCAAAAAGGGATTTCCCGGCAAGTACGAAAGAGCTGTCAGGAGAGCTAAAATTCCGGCTGCCGGTTCGGAGCCGCTGGTGGTCTTCGGTGATATTCCCTACGGTACGTATGCGGTTGCGGTTCAGCACGACGAGAACGCCAACGGCAAGCTCGACGCCAATTTCCTCGGAATGCCGAAAGAGGGGGTTGGCTCCTCGAACAATCCCAAATCGAAATTCGGTCCGCCCTCGTTTGACGATGCCTCTTTTGTGCTTGACAAAAAAACGATGGAGCTGACCATCAATCTGCGCTATCTCTGA
- a CDS encoding DUF1847 domain-containing protein has product MNDELKAEDAGNERGCVDCHTMSCYRMEKRLPDACLSEVIGKEQLDEALDLYRGDGIDARIARAAAEVEGLYYGKLTRAEEIVAFARRIGAKRIGLATCVGLAGEARVFAKILEANGFEPFSALCKAGAVDKSQIGIAEELKITPGSHESLCNPVLQARVMNEQPTDLNVVIGLCVGHDSLFTKHSAAPVTTLIVKDRVLGHNPAAALYASGSYYKRLLEPGREL; this is encoded by the coding sequence ATGAACGATGAGTTGAAGGCTGAGGACGCTGGAAACGAACGCGGCTGCGTGGATTGCCATACGATGAGCTGCTACCGGATGGAGAAGCGCCTGCCGGACGCCTGCCTTTCGGAGGTGATTGGCAAGGAGCAGCTCGATGAGGCCCTCGACCTCTACCGCGGTGACGGTATCGATGCCAGGATTGCCCGCGCCGCCGCCGAAGTCGAGGGGCTTTACTATGGAAAGCTGACCCGCGCCGAGGAGATCGTTGCCTTTGCCCGGAGAATCGGCGCGAAAAGGATCGGCCTTGCTACCTGTGTCGGTCTCGCCGGAGAGGCGCGCGTTTTCGCGAAGATTCTCGAAGCCAACGGATTCGAGCCGTTCTCGGCGCTCTGCAAGGCGGGCGCGGTGGATAAAAGCCAAATCGGCATCGCCGAGGAGCTGAAGATCACGCCCGGCAGCCACGAATCGCTCTGCAATCCGGTGCTGCAAGCCCGCGTGATGAACGAACAGCCGACCGACCTCAACGTTGTCATTGGCCTCTGCGTTGGCCATGACAGCCTTTTCACGAAGCACTCAGCCGCTCCGGTCACGACGCTGATCGTCAAGGACCGGGTGCTCGGCCACAATCCCGCCGCCGCGCTCTACGCCTCGGGCTCTTATTACAAACGCCTGCTGGAGCCGGGCCGCGAGCTGTGA